Proteins found in one Streptococcus anginosus subsp. whileyi MAS624 genomic segment:
- the brnQ gene encoding branched-chain amino acid transport system II carrier protein produces MIKKGALTGLLLFGIFFGAGNLIFPPTLGALSGEHFWSAIAGFVLSGVGIAILTLIIGTLNPKGYVYEISKKVSPWFATSYLVVLYLAIGPFFAIPRTATTSYEVGIAPLLSSNMTGLGLIIFTILYFVAAYLISLNPSKILDRIGRILTPVFAILIVILVILGAIKYGADAPQAASAEYAKAAFGTGFLEGYNTLDALASVAFSVIAVQTLNQLGFANKKEYISTIWIVGIVVALGFSALYIGLGFLGNRFPISADVMASNANKGVYVLSQATQAIFGPTAQIFLAAMVTVTCFTTTVGLIVSTSEFFNKTFPKISYKTYATAFTLIGFAIANLGLGAIIQYSVPVLQILYPITIAIVMIVIVNKFVALSKIGMQLTVAVVTIIAFANIIGSQFKLTSVSNLINALPFAQASIPWLVPTIVGIVLSLFLPNKQKSDSFEME; encoded by the coding sequence TATTTTTCGGCGCAGGAAATTTAATTTTTCCGCCAACTTTAGGGGCTTTGTCTGGCGAACACTTCTGGTCAGCGATTGCAGGATTTGTGCTTTCAGGAGTTGGAATTGCTATTTTAACATTGATTATCGGTACTTTAAATCCCAAAGGCTATGTTTACGAAATTTCTAAAAAGGTTTCTCCTTGGTTTGCGACCAGTTACTTGGTAGTTCTGTATCTAGCGATTGGTCCATTTTTTGCCATTCCTCGGACGGCAACGACTTCTTATGAAGTTGGGATTGCACCATTGCTTTCGAGTAATATGACTGGATTAGGACTTATTATTTTTACAATCTTGTATTTTGTGGCTGCTTATTTGATTTCATTAAATCCTTCCAAAATTTTGGATCGGATTGGTCGGATTTTGACTCCTGTGTTTGCCATTTTGATTGTCATTCTAGTCATTTTAGGGGCAATAAAATACGGAGCAGATGCACCGCAAGCTGCTAGCGCGGAATACGCAAAAGCAGCTTTTGGAACTGGCTTTCTTGAAGGGTATAATACGCTTGATGCACTTGCCTCTGTTGCTTTTAGCGTTATCGCTGTGCAAACATTGAACCAACTCGGCTTTGCCAACAAAAAGGAATATATATCAACGATTTGGATTGTTGGAATTGTTGTTGCATTGGGATTTAGTGCACTTTATATTGGATTAGGATTTCTTGGAAATCGTTTCCCAATTTCGGCTGATGTAATGGCGTCTAATGCCAATAAAGGAGTTTATGTCTTATCTCAAGCTACACAAGCTATTTTTGGTCCGACAGCACAGATTTTCCTTGCAGCCATGGTAACAGTGACTTGTTTCACGACTACGGTTGGTTTGATTGTTTCAACATCAGAATTTTTCAATAAAACCTTTCCTAAAATCAGCTACAAAACTTATGCAACAGCCTTTACCTTGATTGGATTTGCAATTGCAAATCTTGGTTTGGGAGCGATCATTCAGTATTCAGTTCCTGTCTTGCAAATTTTGTACCCGATTACCATTGCGATTGTAATGATTGTGATTGTCAATAAGTTTGTTGCCTTATCTAAGATTGGAATGCAGCTAACGGTCGCAGTTGTAACAATTATTGCCTTTGCGAATATCATTGGCTCGCAATTTAAATTGACTAGTGTGAGCAATTTAATCAATGCTTTGCCATTTGCGCAAGCTTCAATTCCTTGGCTGGTACCGACGATTGTCGGGATTGTGTTGTCCTTGTTTTTGCCAAATAAACAAAAAAGTGACTCATTTGAAATGGAATGA
- the ccdA2 gene encoding thiol-disulfide oxidoreductase-associated membrane protein CcdA2, which translates to MISIVFLISVFLAGILSFFSPCILPLLPVYVGILLDTDEPRTITIFGKKIAWYGIIKTLFFIAGLSVVFLILGYGAGFLGKVLYTEWFRYVLGAIVILLGVHQMELINFKLLQRQKSVQLKKDKNRNDFYNAFLLGVTFSFGWTPCVGPVLSSVLAIAASGGNGAVQGGFLMLVYTLGLAIPFLILALASSIVLRHFGKIKPYMGLLKKIGGLLIILMGILLMLGNLNVLASIFGG; encoded by the coding sequence ATGATATCTATTGTGTTTTTGATTTCTGTATTTCTAGCGGGAATTTTATCATTTTTCTCGCCTTGTATATTGCCATTGCTTCCTGTATATGTTGGTATTTTATTGGATACAGATGAACCAAGAACAATCACTATTTTTGGAAAGAAGATTGCTTGGTACGGAATTATAAAAACACTATTTTTCATTGCAGGATTGTCCGTAGTCTTTTTAATTCTTGGATATGGCGCTGGCTTTTTGGGAAAAGTTCTCTATACAGAGTGGTTCCGCTATGTATTAGGAGCAATTGTTATTTTGCTCGGTGTTCATCAAATGGAACTGATCAATTTTAAGCTACTACAACGACAGAAAAGTGTTCAATTAAAAAAAGATAAAAATAGAAATGATTTTTACAATGCTTTCTTGCTAGGTGTGACCTTTAGCTTTGGTTGGACACCTTGTGTAGGTCCTGTTTTGAGTTCTGTTCTCGCAATTGCAGCTTCTGGTGGTAATGGAGCAGTACAAGGTGGCTTCCTCATGTTAGTTTATACCCTTGGTCTTGCTATCCCATTTCTCATTTTGGCGCTTGCCTCTTCTATTGTTTTACGCCATTTCGGGAAAATAAAACCTTATATGGGACTACTAAAGAAAATTGGCGGGTTACTTATCATCTTGATGGGAATTTTACTTATGCTGGGAAATCTTAATGTTCTAGCTTCAATATTTGGTGGATAA
- the msrB gene encoding peptide-methionine (R)-S-oxide reductase MsrB, protein MEHKMKWLLFGGAVLLVLGLFVLGSRMMPTLKNQSAINQIKEAAVSQAEPVKQKKADLKNANLKHIYLAGGCFWGVEEYFSRVDGVVDAVSGYANGTSETTKYELISQTKHAETVHVTYDANKISLREILLHYFRIIDPTSKNKQGNDRGVQYRTGVYYKDQADVETINKVFDEQKEKFKEPLAVEKQPLKHFIKAEEYHQDYLKKNPNGYCHINVKQASYPVIDASKYKKPSDAEIKKKLSDEEYAVTQKNDTERAFSNRYWDKFDAGIYVDVVTGEPLFSSKDKFESGCGWPSFTRPISPDVATYKEDHSFNMTRTEVRSRVGNSHLGHVFTDGSKDKGGLRYCINSLAIHFIPKDQMESKGYGYLLNYV, encoded by the coding sequence ATGGAACATAAAATGAAATGGTTATTATTTGGTGGAGCAGTCCTGCTGGTTTTAGGTTTATTTGTGCTGGGAAGTCGCATGATGCCAACCCTTAAAAATCAGTCTGCTATTAATCAGATTAAAGAAGCAGCTGTTAGCCAGGCTGAACCGGTCAAGCAAAAGAAAGCGGACCTGAAAAATGCAAATTTAAAGCATATCTATTTGGCAGGAGGTTGTTTCTGGGGTGTAGAAGAATATTTTTCGCGTGTAGATGGAGTGGTTGACGCAGTCTCTGGTTATGCTAATGGCACTAGCGAAACCACGAAATACGAACTAATCTCGCAGACAAAACATGCAGAAACGGTTCATGTAACCTATGATGCCAATAAAATCTCTTTAAGAGAAATCTTGCTACATTACTTTAGAATTATCGATCCAACCAGCAAAAATAAGCAAGGCAATGATCGTGGAGTGCAATATCGTACAGGTGTGTATTATAAAGATCAGGCTGATGTAGAAACAATTAATAAAGTCTTTGACGAGCAGAAAGAAAAATTTAAAGAGCCGTTGGCGGTTGAAAAACAACCATTAAAACATTTTATTAAGGCTGAAGAGTACCACCAAGATTATTTAAAGAAAAATCCAAATGGCTATTGCCATATCAATGTTAAGCAGGCTTCTTATCCAGTTATTGATGCTTCCAAATATAAAAAGCCTAGTGATGCAGAGATTAAAAAGAAACTATCCGATGAAGAATATGCTGTAACACAAAAAAATGATACTGAGCGTGCTTTTTCTAATCGCTATTGGGATAAGTTTGATGCAGGTATTTATGTAGATGTTGTAACAGGTGAGCCACTTTTCTCTTCCAAAGATAAATTTGAGTCTGGTTGTGGCTGGCCTAGCTTCACCCGTCCAATCAGCCCAGATGTCGCAACTTATAAGGAAGATCATAGTTTTAATATGACACGGACAGAGGTGCGAAGTCGTGTTGGAAATTCTCATCTAGGGCATGTCTTTACGGACGGATCAAAAGATAAGGGCGGACTTCGCTACTGTATCAACAGTTTAGCCATTCATTTCATTCCGAAAGACCAAATGGAAAGTAAAGGCTACGGTTATTTATTAAACTATGTGTAA
- a CDS encoding response regulator transcription factor: MYSIMIVEDEYLVRQGISSLVDFETFDMEVMDEAENGLDAWEKIQLAQPDIVLTDINMPHINGIKLAQLVKEQYPSVHIIFLTGYDDFDYALSAVKLGADDYLLKPFSREDVETMLFKVKEKLDKERKQQQVHELVEQAEFSDLEQAIHDRLTDTELSLKSLAFQLGFSSSYLSVLIKKELGLPFQDYLIQERMKKAKLLLLTTDLKVYEIAEQVGFEDMNYFSQRFKQVVGVTPRQFKRGEGQ, encoded by the coding sequence GTGTATTCAATTATGATTGTAGAAGATGAATACCTTGTTCGGCAAGGTATTTCGTCTTTAGTAGATTTTGAAACATTTGATATGGAAGTTATGGATGAGGCTGAAAACGGCTTGGATGCTTGGGAAAAGATACAGCTTGCACAGCCCGATATTGTCTTGACAGACATCAATATGCCACATATAAACGGGATTAAACTAGCTCAATTAGTCAAGGAACAATATCCTTCTGTTCATATTATCTTTTTAACGGGCTATGATGACTTCGATTACGCTTTATCAGCAGTAAAATTAGGTGCTGACGATTATTTACTAAAGCCGTTTTCGCGGGAAGATGTGGAAACGATGTTGTTTAAAGTCAAAGAAAAATTGGACAAGGAGCGAAAGCAGCAGCAAGTTCATGAACTGGTTGAGCAAGCAGAATTTTCTGATTTAGAACAAGCAATTCATGATCGTTTAACCGATACAGAATTATCTCTTAAATCACTCGCTTTTCAACTTGGGTTTAGTTCGTCTTATTTGAGTGTTCTCATCAAAAAAGAGCTGGGCTTGCCATTTCAGGATTACTTAATTCAAGAACGGATGAAGAAAGCAAAATTACTGCTTTTGACAACTGACTTGAAGGTTTATGAAATTGCAGAGCAGGTAGGCTTTGAAGATATGAACTATTTTTCTCAACGCTTCAAGCAAGTCGTTGGAGTAACACCGCGGCAATTTAAACGAGGAGAAGGGCAATGA
- a CDS encoding sensor histidine kinase, which translates to MKRYSLLIQLVIYVFIMILALLGIVGGIYYQTSSVAIRQTTEQNTRKTIQQSGQFITSYLQKVKQTTSSLAENEKIKTYAQTPSQENAEQLWQLFATILKTDSDLVSAILVTKDGNLISTDPEFTMKTSADMMKEKWYQDAIHKGAMPILTPARRTVSHTTGEKWVISIMQEVVDKDGKNLGVVRLDIGYKTLEAYLDQLQLGKEGFTFIVDANHDFVYHPKKAVYSSHAEMKAMAPYLSVKNGYAKSKQAYVSRYQIPNSGWTLIGVSSMEQLHAVQTQILWSFIGTGLFALGVCLIGIWFVLRLWIKPLRDLQATILKVGSGHSDLRANETGSPELVDLARQFNIMLDRIDQLMIAVKEEEQNVRRYELQALSSQINPHFLYNTLDTIVWMAEFNDSKRVVEVTKSLAKYFRLALNQGHEQISLKDEIDHVRQYLFIQKQRYGEKLQYEIKELKQYDDYKIPKLILQPLVENAIYHGIKEMNRQGMIRVSVYENSHQLILSIYDNGRGFVAHDTADTLLMHLGGVGLKNVNQRLQLQFGKSYHMEIKSEENTYTEIRLYFPRANKPN; encoded by the coding sequence ATGAAACGTTATTCGCTTCTGATTCAGTTAGTGATTTATGTTTTTATTATGATATTAGCTCTTTTGGGAATTGTCGGTGGGATTTATTATCAGACTAGTTCGGTTGCTATTCGCCAGACAACTGAGCAAAATACACGCAAGACCATTCAGCAAAGTGGTCAGTTTATCACTTCTTATTTACAAAAAGTTAAACAGACAACGAGTAGTTTGGCTGAAAATGAGAAAATAAAGACATATGCACAAACACCAAGCCAAGAAAACGCTGAACAACTTTGGCAATTATTCGCAACAATTTTAAAAACAGATTCGGATTTGGTATCTGCTATTTTGGTAACAAAAGACGGGAATCTCATATCAACAGATCCTGAATTCACCATGAAGACATCTGCTGATATGATGAAAGAAAAATGGTATCAGGATGCTATCCATAAAGGTGCTATGCCGATTTTGACACCAGCACGAAGAACCGTCAGTCATACAACTGGTGAAAAATGGGTGATTTCAATCATGCAGGAAGTTGTAGATAAAGATGGTAAAAATCTAGGGGTTGTTCGCTTAGATATTGGATACAAGACGTTGGAAGCTTATTTAGATCAACTACAGTTAGGAAAAGAAGGATTTACCTTTATCGTCGATGCCAATCATGACTTTGTCTATCATCCTAAAAAAGCAGTTTATTCTTCTCACGCTGAAATGAAAGCGATGGCGCCTTATCTTTCTGTAAAAAATGGATATGCCAAATCAAAACAAGCTTATGTATCTCGATATCAAATTCCAAATAGTGGTTGGACATTGATTGGGGTTTCTTCAATGGAACAATTGCATGCAGTTCAAACACAGATTTTGTGGTCTTTTATTGGAACAGGGCTGTTCGCATTGGGTGTTTGTCTAATCGGGATCTGGTTTGTGCTTCGGCTTTGGATTAAACCTTTGCGAGATTTACAAGCAACCATTTTAAAGGTTGGAAGCGGGCATTCAGATTTGAGGGCTAATGAAACCGGATCTCCTGAATTAGTTGATTTGGCAAGACAATTTAATATTATGTTAGACCGGATTGATCAATTGATGATTGCAGTCAAAGAAGAGGAACAAAATGTCAGAAGATATGAATTGCAGGCGCTTTCCAGCCAAATCAACCCGCATTTTCTTTACAATACGTTAGATACAATTGTATGGATGGCAGAATTTAACGATAGCAAACGTGTTGTAGAAGTCACAAAATCACTGGCTAAGTATTTCCGTTTAGCTTTGAACCAAGGACATGAACAAATTTCTCTTAAAGATGAAATTGACCACGTGCGTCAGTATCTCTTTATTCAAAAACAGCGCTATGGTGAGAAATTGCAATATGAGATTAAAGAGTTGAAGCAATATGATGACTACAAAATTCCGAAGTTGATTTTGCAGCCTTTGGTTGAAAATGCGATTTATCATGGTATCAAGGAAATGAATCGTCAAGGGATGATTCGAGTTAGTGTTTATGAAAATAGTCATCAACTGATTCTTTCCATTTACGATAATGGTCGAGGATTTGTCGCTCATGATACAGCTGATACCCTCTTGATGCACCTAGGTGGTGTCGGTTTGAAAAATGTTAATCAGCGTTTGCAATTACAATTTGGTAAATCCTATCACATGGAAATAAAATCTGAAGAAAATACTTATACGGAGATTCGTCTCTATTTTCCAAGGGCAAATAAACCCAACTGA
- a CDS encoding ABC transporter permease, giving the protein MKYISIYFYNLKAYLIASMSYRMDFFIGLISSLIEQIVYLIFLNVLFANIKEIAGFNYGQMLFIYGMATIGRSVHLIFFDNLWMFGSRYIRKGEFERLLIMPINPLFQLICERVQLQGFGTTLMGAIATYQAYHLLGLHWNIFHLLLFAFICICIGLLYAAIQLGPTALAFWIVESFPITMGIFSLNQMAQYPIKIYPTFIQLILIFVFPYAFTSFFPALYFLNLSWIGLLLPLVLLVIFTINYALFKYGMKKFSSVGN; this is encoded by the coding sequence ATGAAATACATCAGCATTTATTTTTATAACCTCAAAGCTTACTTGATTGCTAGTATGTCTTATAGGATGGACTTCTTTATTGGACTTATTTCTTCTTTGATTGAACAGATTGTTTATTTAATCTTTTTAAATGTATTATTTGCAAATATCAAGGAAATTGCTGGATTCAACTATGGACAAATGCTATTTATTTATGGAATGGCAACTATCGGACGATCCGTTCACCTGATTTTCTTTGACAATCTTTGGATGTTTGGAAGCCGCTATATTCGCAAAGGTGAGTTTGAACGCCTGCTTATCATGCCCATCAATCCTCTTTTTCAGCTAATTTGTGAACGCGTGCAGCTACAAGGATTTGGCACAACACTAATGGGAGCTATTGCAACTTATCAAGCCTATCATTTACTCGGACTGCACTGGAACATTTTTCATCTACTTCTCTTTGCCTTTATCTGTATTTGTATTGGTTTACTCTATGCCGCTATTCAATTAGGACCTACTGCTCTTGCTTTTTGGATTGTCGAATCTTTCCCTATCACAATGGGGATTTTCTCCCTCAATCAAATGGCACAATACCCTATCAAAATTTACCCAACCTTTATCCAATTGATACTAATTTTTGTATTTCCTTATGCTTTTACTTCTTTTTTTCCAGCTCTTTATTTTTTAAATCTAAGCTGGATTGGTTTGCTACTTCCTTTAGTCCTACTTGTTATTTTTACTATCAACTACGCTCTATTCAAATACGGCATGAAAAAATTCTCCAGTGTTGGGAATTAA
- a CDS encoding ABC transporter permease: MSKYIHITRLALITQLQYKSFFVATLIRTFIQVLVSIFVWKTIFFTQSQVNGYTLETFTTYIIFANLLGNLNSFSIGRDLSIMIVDGNITGELLYPYSLITSLFFQDFAVKIVEIVKFIPILLVIPLLQGQLYLPNWQTGLLFLFSSLLGMFIILLLDLGFSLTAFFTANTWGILILRNGLFSLASGALLPLSFYPENIANILKLLPYSFAVNFPVNILLRRQVNFELFWIQLAWIPILSAFIALLWYQAKRRLVILGG; the protein is encoded by the coding sequence ATGAGTAAATATATTCATATCACACGATTAGCTCTTATTACGCAACTTCAATATAAATCTTTCTTTGTCGCGACCCTGATTCGTACTTTCATACAAGTTCTAGTCTCTATTTTCGTTTGGAAAACCATTTTTTTCACCCAATCTCAAGTCAATGGTTATACTTTAGAAACTTTCACAACCTATATTATCTTTGCAAATCTACTGGGAAATCTAAATAGTTTCAGCATTGGACGGGATTTGTCTATAATGATTGTTGATGGGAATATTACTGGCGAGCTACTCTATCCTTATTCCCTCATTACTTCTCTCTTTTTCCAAGACTTTGCTGTCAAAATCGTTGAAATTGTCAAATTCATTCCAATTTTATTAGTTATCCCTTTGCTTCAAGGACAGCTTTATCTTCCAAATTGGCAGACAGGCTTGCTTTTCCTATTTTCTAGTTTATTAGGAATGTTTATCATCCTCCTGTTAGATTTAGGATTTAGCTTAACAGCCTTCTTCACGGCAAATACTTGGGGAATTTTGATTCTCAGAAACGGGCTTTTCTCACTCGCTTCAGGAGCGCTTTTGCCACTAAGTTTTTATCCAGAAAACATTGCAAACATTTTGAAACTATTACCTTATAGCTTTGCTGTTAATTTTCCGGTCAATATCCTTTTGAGAAGACAGGTTAATTTTGAGCTCTTCTGGATTCAGTTGGCTTGGATTCCGATACTTTCAGCTTTTATTGCTCTACTTTGGTACCAAGCTAAACGTCGTTTAGTCATTTTAGGAGGTTGA
- a CDS encoding ATP-binding cassette domain-containing protein, which yields MIEANQLYKTYSIVEKELGLKGSIKAFFHPKKKQIHAVQNISLTVQKGEIVGYIGSNGSGKSTTIKMLTGVLYPDRGSVKINGLTPQKHRTAVNKKIGVLFGQKSHLRWDIPVLESFILHAKIYDVPDKVFEERLEQLIDLLQLGDFIHQPVRNLSLGQRVRCEFAAIFIHQPAVVFLDEPTIGLDASVKETIRSFIRFMNKEYQTTFLITSHDMQDIESLCERIFIIDKGKKVYDGSLTKLREKFSTVKTISFKTQTPIEELFQINGFRFEKIDSYHFNIHYQTDIYTNAQVINQIFEHYSIEDLAIKELTIENIVKQIYEEGLDE from the coding sequence ATGATTGAAGCAAATCAATTATATAAGACATATAGTATTGTCGAGAAAGAATTAGGCCTTAAAGGTTCTATCAAAGCCTTTTTTCACCCTAAGAAAAAACAAATTCACGCTGTACAGAATATTTCATTAACGGTTCAAAAAGGTGAAATTGTTGGTTATATTGGTTCGAATGGAAGCGGAAAGTCCACGACTATAAAAATGCTGACAGGTGTTCTTTATCCAGATCGAGGCAGTGTTAAAATTAATGGACTTACCCCACAGAAACATCGGACAGCAGTCAATAAGAAGATTGGCGTTTTGTTCGGACAAAAATCACATTTACGTTGGGATATTCCTGTGCTGGAATCTTTTATTTTGCATGCGAAAATCTACGACGTTCCTGATAAAGTTTTTGAGGAACGCTTGGAGCAATTAATTGACCTGTTGCAGCTAGGAGATTTTATTCACCAGCCTGTTCGTAATCTTTCGCTCGGGCAACGAGTTCGCTGCGAATTTGCTGCTATATTCATTCATCAACCTGCCGTTGTTTTCTTGGATGAACCTACAATCGGTCTTGATGCCAGTGTAAAAGAAACCATCCGCTCTTTCATTCGCTTTATGAATAAAGAGTATCAGACAACTTTCCTCATTACGTCTCATGATATGCAGGATATTGAGTCGCTCTGCGAACGAATTTTCATTATTGATAAGGGCAAAAAGGTTTATGATGGAAGTCTGACGAAATTAAGAGAAAAATTTTCAACAGTTAAAACCATTTCTTTCAAAACGCAAACGCCAATAGAAGAGCTATTCCAAATCAATGGTTTTCGTTTTGAGAAAATTGACTCTTATCATTTCAATATTCATTATCAGACGGATATTTATACTAATGCCCAAGTTATCAATCAGATTTTTGAGCATTATTCAATCGAAGACCTAGCTATCAAAGAATTGACAATTGAAAATATCGTCAAACAAATTTATGAGGAGGGGCTTGATGAGTAA
- a CDS encoding NAD(P)H-dependent oxidoreductase yields the protein MKFVGIVGSNAEQSYNRKLLEFIRRHFKLKFELEVLEIDEVPIFNQDEKWDESFQLRLLYNKITHADGVIIATPEHNHTITAALKSVLEWLSFEVHPFENKPVMIVGTSYYDQGTSRAQAHLRKILDAPGVNAYTLPGNEFLLGKAKEAFDDEGNITNEGTVKFLETCLDNFMKYVEVVSKLKKPKPIEPENLDVTKPIATTIQGIDPDDPEWVEKAAAMVGAVSGDTYVKLDHGILTVDQINMFLKSMPFELTYADDNNQFLYYNNAHQDPDTMLAKRIPSQSGNRLSTVHNSLPTGRMKNVEWVVGTLRNGNQEYVRTLIPNPHSPVLNTHNYQAMYYPDGSYAGINEIVFNFRPWLEWYLETTGQQLVGGSGPFAPAGGQAKADATSGASDTGSHSESTSEADATSAASSH from the coding sequence ATGAAATTTGTAGGAATTGTAGGCTCAAATGCAGAGCAATCGTATAATCGTAAATTACTGGAATTTATCAGAAGGCATTTTAAACTAAAATTTGAATTGGAAGTCTTGGAAATTGATGAAGTTCCGATATTTAATCAAGACGAAAAATGGGACGAATCTTTCCAGCTTCGCCTCCTATACAACAAAATTACCCATGCAGACGGAGTCATTATCGCAACACCTGAGCACAACCATACCATTACCGCCGCTCTGAAAAGCGTGCTTGAGTGGCTGTCATTTGAAGTTCACCCATTTGAAAACAAGCCTGTCATGATTGTGGGCACTTCTTACTACGATCAAGGAACTTCACGCGCACAGGCCCATTTACGCAAAATTCTTGACGCACCAGGTGTCAATGCTTATACTCTTCCCGGAAATGAATTTCTGCTTGGAAAAGCCAAAGAAGCCTTTGACGATGAGGGAAATATTACCAACGAAGGAACCGTCAAATTCCTTGAAACCTGCTTGGATAATTTTATGAAATATGTAGAGGTCGTTTCAAAATTGAAAAAACCAAAACCAATTGAACCAGAAAATTTAGATGTTACCAAACCTATCGCAACAACGATTCAAGGCATTGACCCAGATGATCCTGAATGGGTTGAAAAAGCCGCTGCCATGGTGGGCGCTGTCTCAGGAGATACCTATGTAAAACTAGACCACGGTATTTTAACGGTGGATCAGATCAATATGTTCTTGAAATCCATGCCTTTTGAACTGACTTACGCCGATGACAACAATCAATTCCTCTACTACAACAATGCACATCAAGACCCTGATACCATGCTGGCAAAACGTATACCATCTCAGTCAGGAAACCGCCTATCAACGGTTCACAATTCACTTCCGACTGGCAGAATGAAAAATGTAGAGTGGGTGGTCGGAACCTTGCGTAACGGCAATCAAGAATATGTCCGCACCCTGATTCCAAATCCGCATTCACCAGTTTTAAATACACACAATTATCAGGCCATGTACTATCCAGACGGCTCTTACGCTGGTATCAATGAAATTGTCTTTAATTTCAGACCATGGCTGGAATGGTACTTGGAAACAACTGGTCAGCAGCTAGTTGGCGGAAGCGGTCCATTCGCTCCTGCAGGAGGACAGGCTAAAGCTGATGCAACTTCCGGTGCTTCGGATACAGGTAGTCACAGCGAGAGCACGAGTGAGGCAGATGCTACTTCTGCTGCTTCCAGTCATTGA
- a CDS encoding NADPH-dependent FMN reductase, protein MLKLIGLVGTNSKRSTNRQLLQYMQKHFADKAEIELVEIKDIPIFNKPADKKLPAIVTEIAEKIEAADGVIIGTPEYDHSIPASLMSALAWLSYGIYPLLNKPVMITGASFGTLGSSRAQLQLRQILDAPELKSSVMPGSEFLLSHSLQAFDKEGNLIDLETIQKLDALFDDFRLFVKITEKLSSAQELLHKEAENFDWENL, encoded by the coding sequence ATGTTAAAACTCATCGGTTTAGTTGGCACAAATTCAAAACGTTCCACCAATCGCCAACTATTACAATATATGCAAAAACATTTTGCAGATAAAGCAGAAATTGAACTAGTGGAAATCAAAGATATTCCCATTTTCAATAAACCCGCAGACAAAAAACTTCCAGCTATTGTAACGGAAATTGCTGAAAAGATCGAAGCGGCTGACGGGGTCATTATCGGAACGCCTGAATACGACCACTCTATCCCAGCTTCGCTCATGAGTGCTCTGGCTTGGCTATCTTACGGCATTTACCCATTGCTCAATAAACCCGTGATGATTACAGGTGCTTCCTTTGGAACCTTGGGTTCGTCTCGTGCACAGTTACAGCTTCGCCAGATTTTGGATGCCCCTGAGTTGAAATCTTCCGTCATGCCTGGCTCTGAATTTTTGCTGTCGCACTCTCTGCAGGCATTTGATAAAGAAGGCAATCTCATCGACCTTGAAACCATTCAGAAATTAGATGCACTCTTTGATGATTTCCGTCTTTTTGTGAAAATTACCGAGAAACTATCCAGCGCGCAGGAATTATTGCACAAAGAAGCTGAAAACTTTGACTGGGAAAACTTGTAA